A genomic segment from Actinomadura hallensis encodes:
- a CDS encoding HGxxPAAW family protein, producing MSNGSHAGRPKSWVAVSIIFIGFVIGGVAVTLGPNWVMFGIGAAVIAIGGIIALAVDIMADVVVDEPRQ from the coding sequence ATGTCGAATGGCAGCCACGCCGGGCGCCCCAAGTCCTGGGTCGCCGTGAGCATCATCTTCATCGGGTTCGTCATCGGCGGTGTGGCCGTCACCCTCGGCCCCAACTGGGTCATGTTCGGGATCGGCGCGGCCGTGATCGCGATCGGCGGCATCATCGCCCTCGCCGTCGACATCATGGCCGACGTCGTCGTGGACGAACCGCGGCAGTAG
- a CDS encoding methylmalonyl-CoA mutase subunit beta gives MTVPPEELELAAAFPPAERDRWREMVKGVLRKSGAATEDTPLDEIEGLLTRESYDGVPIAPLYTRDDAPPGRPGLAPYVREVRPDGEGIAGWDVRQRHADPDPAATREAILADLENGATSLWLRLGDGGLPVAALPEVLRDVMLDLAPVVLDAGDRAAEAAEAFLSLAAERGNAADVSGNLGADPLGVTARTGARVPLDDAAALAARCVREFPKLRSVVADGTPYHDAGGGDAEELGAAVAAGVAYLRALTGAGLSVDEAFGQIEFRLAVSADQFSSIAKLRALRRLWARVAEVSGASEGTSARVHAVTSSPMMTRRDPWVNMLRTTLAAFAAGVGGADAVTVQPFDARLGLPDGFSRRIARNTQTLLLEESSLARVVDPAGGSWYVESLTEGIAQAAWAWFTEIERAGGLAAALESGLVAGRLAATWERRRGDIARRRAPLTGVSEFPNLAETLPERPPAPPEPRGGLPVVSYAQDFEALRDRSDAHAEATGARPRVFLATLGPIAAHTARATFAANLFQAGGIETVSGAPEEFADSGTTVACICSSDKVYEEQAEEAARILRRAGAVKVWLAGKGTYEGVDARVYAGCDAVEALETTLRDLGVSE, from the coding sequence ATGACGGTGCCGCCTGAGGAACTGGAACTGGCCGCCGCCTTCCCCCCGGCCGAACGCGACCGGTGGCGGGAGATGGTGAAGGGGGTGCTGCGCAAGTCCGGCGCGGCGACGGAGGACACCCCGCTCGACGAGATCGAGGGCCTGCTGACCCGCGAATCCTACGACGGGGTCCCGATCGCCCCCCTCTACACGCGCGACGACGCCCCGCCCGGACGCCCCGGGCTGGCCCCCTACGTCCGCGAGGTGCGGCCGGACGGCGAGGGCATCGCCGGGTGGGACGTGCGCCAGCGGCACGCGGACCCCGACCCCGCGGCCACCCGCGAGGCGATCCTCGCCGACCTGGAGAACGGGGCGACGTCCCTGTGGCTGCGGCTGGGCGACGGGGGCCTGCCGGTCGCCGCGCTGCCGGAGGTGCTGCGCGACGTCATGCTCGACCTCGCGCCGGTCGTGCTGGACGCGGGGGACCGCGCCGCTGAGGCCGCGGAGGCCTTCCTGTCCCTGGCCGCCGAGCGCGGCAACGCCGCGGACGTGTCCGGCAACCTCGGCGCCGACCCCCTCGGCGTGACCGCGCGCACCGGCGCGCGCGTCCCGCTGGACGACGCCGCGGCGCTGGCCGCCCGCTGCGTCCGCGAGTTCCCGAAGCTGCGCTCCGTCGTCGCCGACGGCACCCCGTACCACGACGCGGGCGGCGGCGACGCCGAGGAGCTGGGCGCGGCGGTCGCCGCGGGCGTCGCCTACCTGCGGGCGCTGACCGGGGCGGGCCTGAGCGTGGACGAGGCGTTCGGGCAGATCGAGTTCCGCCTCGCCGTGAGCGCCGACCAGTTCTCCTCCATCGCCAAGCTCCGCGCCCTGCGGCGGCTGTGGGCGCGGGTCGCCGAGGTCAGCGGCGCGTCCGAGGGGACGTCCGCCCGCGTCCACGCGGTGACGTCGTCGCCGATGATGACGCGGCGCGACCCTTGGGTGAACATGCTGCGCACGACGCTCGCGGCGTTCGCCGCCGGCGTCGGCGGCGCCGACGCCGTCACCGTCCAGCCGTTCGACGCCCGGCTCGGGCTGCCGGACGGCTTCTCCCGGCGCATCGCCCGCAACACCCAGACGCTGCTGCTGGAGGAGTCGAGCCTCGCCCGCGTCGTCGACCCCGCCGGCGGCTCCTGGTACGTCGAGAGCCTCACCGAGGGCATCGCCCAGGCGGCCTGGGCGTGGTTCACCGAGATCGAGCGTGCGGGCGGCCTCGCCGCCGCGCTGGAGTCCGGGCTGGTCGCCGGCCGGCTCGCCGCGACGTGGGAGCGGCGCCGCGGGGACATCGCCAGGCGCAGGGCGCCGCTCACCGGCGTCAGCGAGTTCCCCAACCTCGCCGAGACCCTGCCCGAGCGGCCGCCCGCGCCGCCGGAGCCGCGCGGCGGGCTGCCCGTCGTGTCCTACGCGCAGGACTTCGAGGCGCTCCGCGACCGCTCCGACGCGCACGCCGAGGCGACCGGCGCCCGGCCCAGGGTCTTCCTGGCCACGCTCGGGCCCATCGCCGCCCACACGGCACGCGCCACCTTCGCCGCCAACCTCTTCCAGGCGGGCGGGATCGAGACGGTCTCCGGCGCGCCCGAGGAGTTCGCGGACTCCGGGACGACCGTCGCCTGCATCTGCTCCAGCGACAAGGTGTACGAGGAGCAGGCCGAGGAGGCGGCCCGGATCCTGCGGCGGGCCGGCGCGGTGAAGGTGTGGCTCGCGGGTAAGGGAACCTACGAGGGGGTCGACGCCCGGGTGTACGCGGGATGCGACGCGGTCGAGGCGCTGGAGACCACCCTCCGTGATCTGGGAGTGAGCGAATGA
- the pfkB gene encoding 1-phosphofructokinase, with amino-acid sequence MTLNPSLDRTIEVDVLARGAVIRARSARLDPGGKGVNVSRALLANGVASTAVVAVGGADGDQLRRLLEAEGMRVDAVRVAGRTRSNVTIVEPGGVTTKLNEPGGPLSAAELDEIGAAVEAAAAGASWVVGCGSLPPGVPDDTYAGLCRRFGPDGIPVAVDTSGAALRAAVPAGPDLIKPNREELAEAVGGPVDTIADVVEAAGELRDRGARAVLVSLGAEGAVLVDDDGVLTGEAPVARPNSTVGAGDALLAGFLAGGARGPAALAEALAWGAAAVRLPASRMPGEADIRRDIVRIHPRPDLTRPLVT; translated from the coding sequence GTGACGCTGAACCCGAGCCTCGACCGCACGATCGAGGTGGACGTGCTGGCGCGCGGCGCGGTCATCCGGGCGCGGTCGGCGCGGCTCGACCCGGGCGGCAAGGGCGTCAACGTGTCCCGCGCCCTCCTGGCCAACGGCGTCGCGTCCACCGCCGTGGTGGCGGTCGGGGGCGCCGACGGGGACCAGCTCCGCCGGCTGCTGGAGGCCGAGGGCATGCGCGTCGACGCCGTCCGCGTCGCGGGCCGCACCCGGTCCAACGTGACGATCGTCGAGCCGGGCGGCGTCACCACGAAGCTGAACGAGCCCGGCGGCCCGCTCTCGGCCGCGGAGCTGGACGAGATCGGCGCCGCCGTGGAGGCCGCGGCCGCCGGCGCGAGCTGGGTGGTCGGCTGCGGCAGCCTGCCGCCCGGCGTCCCCGACGACACTTACGCCGGGCTGTGCCGCAGGTTCGGGCCCGACGGCATCCCCGTCGCGGTCGACACCAGCGGCGCGGCCCTGCGCGCCGCCGTCCCCGCCGGTCCCGACCTGATCAAGCCCAACCGCGAGGAGCTCGCCGAGGCCGTCGGCGGCCCGGTCGACACGATCGCCGACGTCGTCGAGGCCGCCGGGGAGCTGCGGGACCGGGGCGCCCGCGCGGTCCTGGTCAGCCTCGGCGCCGAGGGGGCCGTGCTCGTCGACGACGACGGCGTCCTCACCGGGGAGGCGCCCGTCGCCCGGCCCAACAGCACGGTCGGCGCCGGGGACGCGCTGCTCGCCGGGTTCCTCGCCGGGGGCGCCCGCGGCCCCGCCGCCCTCGCCGAGGCGCTCGCCTGGGGCGCGGCGGCCGTGCGGCTCCCCGCCAGCCGGATGCCGGGCGAGGCCGACATCCGGCGGGACATCGTCCGCATCCACCCGCGGCCGGACCTCACCCGGCCGCTCGTCACCTGA
- a CDS encoding PucR family transcriptional regulator produces the protein MTQGSMPAELPEMLRQHLQSAVAEMEREIRDQVPEYAGDDGGEYAERVERTVSDTVAFFVDSVDHPNADARKLTELYMRLGEQEARQGRSLDALQNAMRVSSQVACRRFIKDAYRLGWSRETLGRLTDSLFMLLARVADAAAQGYAREQGQLATERERRRDRLRDLLITEPPPGQEAIAELAVAARWELPKSIGLVALPPGADAPARILPPAVLADWEAPIPYLVVPDPEGPGQDRLWPALRRLGTAAIGPTVPLGQGAVSLRWARHALTLAERGLLPGGAPIRCADHIASLATLAAEELVGATAGAVLGPLLDLPPSRRLPLAETLLTYLRCGDNAVVAAERLHIHEQTVRYRLRRIAELTGGRFTEPEGRLDLMLMLSWLVRTSRAEHASRGGRASGAGRTA, from the coding sequence ATGACACAGGGGTCCATGCCCGCCGAACTGCCCGAGATGCTGCGCCAGCACCTCCAGTCCGCCGTCGCCGAGATGGAGCGGGAGATCCGCGACCAGGTGCCCGAGTACGCGGGCGACGACGGCGGCGAGTACGCCGAGCGGGTCGAGCGGACGGTCAGCGACACCGTCGCGTTCTTCGTCGATTCCGTCGACCACCCGAACGCGGACGCGCGCAAGCTGACCGAGCTGTACATGCGGCTCGGCGAGCAGGAGGCCAGGCAGGGCCGGAGCCTGGACGCCCTGCAGAACGCGATGCGGGTCAGCAGCCAGGTCGCGTGCCGCCGGTTCATCAAGGACGCCTACCGGCTCGGCTGGTCGCGCGAGACCCTCGGCCGGCTGACCGACTCGCTGTTCATGCTGCTGGCGCGGGTCGCCGACGCCGCCGCGCAGGGGTACGCGCGCGAGCAGGGGCAGCTCGCGACCGAGCGGGAGCGCCGCCGCGACCGGCTGCGGGACCTGCTGATCACCGAGCCGCCGCCCGGCCAGGAGGCCATCGCCGAGCTGGCGGTCGCGGCGCGCTGGGAGCTGCCGAAGAGCATCGGCCTGGTCGCGCTGCCCCCGGGCGCCGACGCCCCGGCCCGGATCCTGCCGCCCGCCGTCCTCGCCGACTGGGAGGCGCCGATCCCCTACCTCGTGGTGCCTGACCCGGAGGGCCCCGGCCAGGACCGGCTGTGGCCGGCGCTGCGCAGGCTCGGGACCGCGGCGATCGGGCCGACCGTCCCCCTCGGGCAGGGCGCCGTGTCGCTGCGCTGGGCCCGCCACGCCCTCACGCTGGCCGAGCGGGGGCTGCTGCCCGGCGGCGCCCCGATCCGGTGCGCGGACCACATCGCCTCGCTGGCGACGCTCGCCGCCGAGGAACTGGTCGGCGCGACGGCCGGGGCCGTCCTCGGGCCGCTGCTCGACCTGCCGCCGTCGCGCCGCCTTCCGCTCGCCGAGACCCTGCTGACCTACCTGCGGTGCGGCGACAACGCGGTCGTCGCGGCGGAGCGGCTGCACATCCACGAGCAGACCGTCCGGTACCGGCTGCGCCGCATCGCCGAGCTGACCGGCGGCCGGTTCACCGAGCCGGAGGGCCGTCTCGACCTGATGCTGATGCTGAGCTGGCTCGTGCGCACCTCCCGCGCCGAGCACGCCTCCCGCGGCGGGCGGGCCTCCGGCGCCGGGCGGACCGCCTAG
- a CDS encoding anti-sigma factor RsbA family regulatory protein, producing MSLARGGPGSAHRGAFVHPALFYRGDEEYLAGTVPFVREGRAAGEPVAVAVPGPRLALLRRALGRTAAEVTWLDMAEAGRNPGRIIPGVLRAFADRHAAGRVRIVGEPVWPGRSAAEYPACAQHEALINLAFAGRPVSILCPYDTAGLHPVAIADARATHPVVIDRRGERVSGDFAPDRIVRAYNLPFPEPRDAVSMGFDLDALPLVRDFTRRRGGRLGLGADAAGDLELAVNELAANSCLHGGGSGEVRLWAEDGHVVCEVRDAGTITDPLAGRRPADMSPNGGRGILMVHHLADLVRVHTGPDGTAVRVYMRR from the coding sequence ATGAGCCTCGCGCGCGGGGGGCCGGGCAGTGCGCACCGCGGCGCCTTCGTCCATCCCGCGCTCTTCTACCGGGGCGACGAGGAGTACCTCGCGGGCACCGTGCCGTTCGTGCGCGAAGGGCGCGCGGCCGGCGAGCCGGTGGCCGTGGCGGTGCCGGGTCCCCGCCTGGCGCTGCTGCGCCGGGCGCTGGGGCGCACCGCCGCCGAGGTGACCTGGCTGGACATGGCCGAGGCGGGACGCAACCCCGGCCGCATCATCCCGGGCGTGCTGCGCGCGTTCGCCGACCGGCACGCCGCCGGGCGCGTGCGGATCGTCGGCGAGCCGGTGTGGCCGGGCCGGTCGGCCGCCGAGTACCCGGCCTGCGCCCAGCACGAGGCGCTGATCAACCTCGCGTTCGCGGGGCGCCCGGTGTCGATCCTGTGCCCGTACGACACCGCCGGCCTGCACCCGGTCGCGATCGCCGACGCCCGCGCCACCCACCCGGTCGTGATCGACCGGCGCGGCGAGCGCGTGAGCGGCGACTTCGCCCCGGACCGCATCGTCCGCGCCTACAACCTGCCGTTCCCGGAGCCGCGCGACGCGGTCTCGATGGGCTTCGACCTGGACGCGCTGCCGCTGGTGCGCGATTTCACCCGCCGCCGGGGCGGCCGGCTCGGCCTGGGCGCGGACGCGGCCGGGGACCTGGAGCTCGCCGTGAACGAGCTGGCCGCCAACTCGTGCCTGCACGGCGGCGGCTCGGGCGAGGTCCGGCTGTGGGCGGAGGACGGGCACGTCGTCTGCGAGGTCCGGGACGCCGGGACGATCACCGATCCGCTCGCCGGCCGCCGTCCCGCCGACATGAGCCCCAACGGCGGGCGCGGCATCCTCATGGTCCACCACCTGGCCGACCTCGTGCGCGTCCACACCGGCCCGGACGGCACCGCGGTCCGCGTCTACATGCGCCGGTGA
- a CDS encoding acyltransferase family protein — MAANTLTPPQENIGSRPETAPRMDWLDALRGLAAMVVVFEHSLDVLLPEVRATASPWFDFGRYGVFVFFLVSGYVVPFSLERRGSVRQFWAGRFFRLYPAFGAAAALAVALGAAGFSYGLPGGLGERPWISALAHATMLQDLLGVPNAVNVLWTLSYEMVFYLLVTAMFVAGVHRAGARVALGFGVGAAIMGVALPSALLVSRWPDGTVLVTVLLLAGGLAAMFTGRRPVRRAGAALVAALALALLFLNSRIGAIESLCILATMFAGTAIRGVQDGRLRARPAAAMIAVVAVLTMTAGLRTPTSWALNANPNPLGADWSIAVGAAWLTFLGGLALRNRPMPRFLVWSGLVSYSVYLLHPLVIQGVWYAAGRDPGGLPPIVRFGWGVVLVTVVLTAAAVAYRYVELPAQRLGRRLIRRHASPGRGAPRAARF, encoded by the coding sequence ATGGCGGCGAACACCCTGACTCCACCCCAAGAGAACATCGGCTCCCGCCCGGAGACAGCGCCCCGGATGGACTGGCTCGACGCCCTGCGCGGCCTCGCCGCGATGGTGGTCGTGTTCGAGCACTCCCTCGACGTGCTCCTGCCGGAGGTCCGCGCCACGGCCAGCCCGTGGTTCGACTTCGGCCGCTACGGCGTGTTCGTGTTCTTCCTGGTCAGCGGGTACGTCGTGCCGTTCTCCCTGGAGCGGCGCGGAAGCGTCCGGCAGTTCTGGGCCGGGCGGTTCTTCCGCCTGTACCCCGCCTTCGGCGCGGCGGCGGCGCTCGCGGTGGCGCTCGGCGCGGCCGGGTTCTCCTACGGCCTGCCGGGCGGGCTGGGGGAACGGCCCTGGATCTCCGCGCTCGCGCACGCGACGATGCTCCAGGACCTGCTGGGCGTGCCGAACGCCGTGAACGTCCTGTGGACGCTGTCCTACGAGATGGTCTTCTATCTGCTGGTGACGGCGATGTTCGTCGCGGGCGTCCACCGCGCCGGCGCCCGGGTCGCGCTGGGGTTCGGCGTCGGCGCGGCCATAATGGGCGTGGCGCTGCCGTCCGCGCTGCTGGTCTCCCGGTGGCCGGACGGAACGGTCCTCGTCACCGTGCTGCTCCTGGCCGGCGGGCTCGCCGCGATGTTCACCGGGCGGCGGCCGGTGCGCCGTGCCGGCGCCGCGCTCGTCGCGGCGCTCGCGCTGGCGCTGCTGTTCCTCAACAGCCGCATCGGCGCCATCGAGAGTCTGTGCATCCTCGCCACGATGTTCGCCGGGACCGCGATCCGGGGCGTCCAGGACGGGCGGCTGCGGGCCCGGCCGGCCGCCGCGATGATCGCGGTCGTGGCCGTCCTCACGATGACGGCGGGCCTGCGGACCCCGACGTCGTGGGCGCTGAACGCGAACCCGAACCCGCTCGGCGCCGACTGGTCCATCGCCGTGGGCGCAGCCTGGCTGACGTTCCTGGGCGGGCTGGCGCTGCGCAACAGGCCGATGCCCCGGTTCCTGGTGTGGTCGGGGCTGGTCAGCTACTCCGTCTACCTGCTGCACCCGCTGGTGATCCAGGGCGTCTGGTACGCGGCGGGGCGCGACCCGGGCGGCCTGCCCCCGATCGTGCGGTTCGGCTGGGGCGTGGTCCTGGTGACGGTCGTGCTCACCGCCGCAGCGGTGGCCTACCGGTACGTCGAGCTCCCGGCTCAGCGCCTGGGGCGCCGCCTGATCCGGCGCCACGCGTCCCCGGGGCGCGGCGCGCCCCGGGCCGCCCGGTTCTGA
- a CDS encoding DMT family transporter: MGWSAGFSLLAAFLFAAAAALQYRAARRAAGGGIDAAAAQGLLRRLVRDPVWLTGWGVNLCGFFAQATALHFGSTAVVQPLLVTQLVFTIVLGAAGTGRRPARTDLLGAVAVSAGLAVLFTVPGAIPPSGEPSRPRLLLAGLVAAPLVAALSRAAWLRRGPVRAALLGVCAGLCFAASAVLIKLTTASLVDRGVAATAADWPGYALAGSTLLGLVIEQRAFAAGSLPAAMTAMTMTNPIASYLVAVLAFETMPPRTAAAFTALSASAVLLTAGVSLLSRSAAAARR, translated from the coding sequence ATGGGGTGGTCGGCCGGCTTCAGCCTGCTCGCCGCGTTCCTGTTCGCCGCCGCGGCCGCCCTCCAGTACCGCGCGGCCAGGCGCGCGGCGGGCGGCGGCATTGACGCCGCGGCGGCCCAGGGGCTGCTGCGCAGGCTGGTCCGCGACCCGGTGTGGCTCACCGGCTGGGGCGTGAACCTCTGCGGGTTCTTCGCGCAGGCCACGGCCCTGCACTTCGGGTCGACCGCCGTCGTCCAGCCCCTGCTGGTCACCCAGCTGGTCTTCACGATCGTTCTCGGCGCGGCCGGCACCGGGCGCCGCCCCGCCCGGACGGACCTGCTCGGCGCCGTCGCCGTGTCGGCGGGGCTCGCCGTGCTGTTCACCGTCCCGGGCGCGATCCCGCCGTCGGGGGAGCCGTCCCGGCCGCGGCTGCTGCTCGCCGGACTGGTCGCCGCGCCGCTCGTCGCCGCGCTGTCCCGGGCCGCGTGGCTGCGCAGGGGACCGGTGCGCGCGGCCCTGCTCGGCGTGTGCGCGGGCCTGTGCTTCGCGGCGAGCGCGGTGCTGATCAAGCTGACCACCGCGAGCCTCGTCGACCGCGGCGTCGCCGCCACCGCCGCCGACTGGCCCGGCTACGCCCTGGCGGGCAGCACGCTGCTCGGGCTGGTGATCGAGCAGCGGGCGTTCGCCGCCGGCTCGCTGCCCGCCGCGATGACCGCGATGACGATGACCAACCCCATCGCGTCCTACCTGGTGGCCGTCCTAGCCTTCGAGACCATGCCGCCCCGGACGGCGGCGGCGTTCACCGCGCTTTCGGCCAGTGCGGTCCTGCTGACCGCCGGCGTGTCCCTGCTGTCGCGGTCCGCGGCCGCCGCCCGCCGCTAG
- a CDS encoding acyl-CoA dehydrogenase family protein translates to MTLDSLPGDLYHMQELLDDREKEIVARVRAFLEAEVAPIANDCWARAEFPHGLIPRFGELGIAGLAHDECPGERPSSLLSGFLAMDMARVDPSISTFFGVHTGLAMGSIARCGSPEQRERWLPAMGRMEKIGAFALTEPEGGSDVALGLRTTARRDGDSWVLNGAKRWIGNATFADHIVVWAKDEADDRVKGFVVAGGAPGLTATRIENKIALRTVQNADLVLEDCRVPEADRLAGANGFQDTAAILRRTRSGVAWQAVGVMLAAYEIARGYAVERRQFGRPIAKFQLVQDLLVQMLGNATASLGMVVRLAQLQDAGLYRDEHSALAKAYCTTRMREVVGWARELMAGNGIVLDYGIGRYVADAEALYSYEGTREINSLIVGRAATGMGAFV, encoded by the coding sequence ATGACCCTGGATTCACTCCCCGGTGACCTCTATCACATGCAGGAACTCCTCGACGACCGCGAGAAGGAGATCGTCGCGCGGGTGCGCGCCTTCCTGGAGGCGGAGGTGGCGCCGATCGCGAACGACTGCTGGGCGCGGGCCGAGTTCCCGCACGGCCTGATCCCGCGGTTCGGCGAGCTCGGCATCGCCGGGCTCGCCCACGACGAGTGCCCCGGCGAGAGGCCGAGCAGCCTGCTCTCGGGGTTCCTGGCCATGGACATGGCCCGCGTGGACCCGTCCATCTCGACGTTCTTCGGCGTCCACACCGGCCTCGCGATGGGCAGCATCGCCCGGTGCGGCTCGCCCGAGCAGCGCGAGCGGTGGCTGCCCGCGATGGGGCGGATGGAGAAGATCGGGGCGTTCGCGCTCACCGAGCCGGAGGGCGGGTCGGACGTCGCGCTCGGCCTGCGCACCACGGCGCGCCGCGACGGCGACTCGTGGGTCCTGAACGGCGCCAAGCGGTGGATCGGCAACGCCACGTTCGCCGACCACATCGTCGTGTGGGCCAAGGACGAGGCCGACGACCGGGTGAAGGGCTTCGTCGTCGCGGGCGGCGCGCCCGGCCTCACCGCCACCCGGATCGAGAACAAGATCGCGCTGAGGACGGTGCAGAACGCCGACCTCGTCCTGGAGGACTGCCGGGTGCCGGAGGCCGACCGGCTCGCCGGCGCGAACGGCTTCCAGGACACCGCCGCGATCCTGCGGCGGACCCGCAGCGGCGTCGCCTGGCAGGCCGTCGGGGTCATGCTCGCCGCCTACGAGATCGCCCGCGGCTACGCGGTGGAGCGCCGCCAGTTCGGCCGCCCGATCGCGAAGTTCCAGCTCGTCCAGGACCTGCTGGTGCAGATGCTGGGGAACGCCACGGCCTCGCTCGGGATGGTGGTGCGCCTCGCCCAGCTCCAGGACGCCGGGCTCTACCGCGACGAGCACTCCGCCCTCGCCAAGGCGTACTGCACCACCCGGATGCGGGAGGTCGTCGGCTGGGCCCGCGAGCTGATGGCCGGCAACGGCATCGTCCTCGACTACGGCATCGGGCGGTACGTCGCCGACGCCGAGGCCCTCTACTCCTACGAGGGCACAAGGGAGATCAACTCTTTGATCGTCGGCCGCGCGGCGACCGGCATGGGGGCGTTCGTCTGA
- a CDS encoding carboxylate-amine ligase, with translation MALRFGIEEEYFVVDPVSREVVPRAAAVVRRAGAALGDRASTELVGFLAEAKTPPCDDLDKLGEQIRSMRAAMAAAAAAEGVRLAATGTPVLGRVVPAPIAAGARYAESLATYRGLDDEQSICSCHVHVEMPDRERAVQVSNHLRPWLPTLLALTANSPYWAGRDTGHACWRVMAWARWPVAGPPPYFESAAHYDDLVGTLLGCGALMDTGTIFWDVRPSARLPTVEIRLADVAPTAADAAVLAALIRALVQVSAAAADAGERAPDPPQEMLRAAYWLAARDGLTGTGVDLSTGRPAAFRALAGDLLAHVLPALRDGGDLGAVALGLRRLLTRGTGAERQRDAYRRRGRLTDVVDAAILRDR, from the coding sequence ATGGCCCTGCGTTTCGGTATCGAGGAAGAGTACTTCGTCGTCGATCCCGTCTCCCGGGAGGTCGTCCCCCGGGCCGCCGCCGTCGTGCGGCGGGCCGGCGCGGCGCTGGGCGACCGCGCCTCCACCGAGCTCGTCGGCTTCCTCGCCGAGGCCAAGACGCCGCCGTGCGACGACCTGGACAAGCTCGGCGAGCAGATCCGGTCGATGCGCGCGGCGATGGCGGCCGCCGCCGCGGCCGAGGGCGTCCGGCTCGCCGCGACCGGCACGCCCGTCCTCGGCCGGGTGGTCCCCGCGCCGATCGCCGCCGGCGCCCGCTACGCCGAGAGCCTCGCGACCTACCGCGGCCTGGACGACGAGCAGAGCATCTGCTCCTGCCACGTCCACGTCGAGATGCCCGACCGGGAGCGCGCCGTCCAGGTCAGCAACCACCTGCGCCCCTGGCTGCCGACCCTGCTGGCCCTCACGGCCAACTCGCCGTACTGGGCGGGGCGCGACACCGGCCACGCGTGCTGGCGGGTGATGGCGTGGGCGCGGTGGCCGGTGGCGGGCCCGCCCCCGTACTTCGAGTCGGCGGCGCACTACGACGACCTCGTCGGGACGCTGCTGGGCTGCGGCGCCCTCATGGACACCGGCACGATCTTCTGGGACGTCCGGCCCTCGGCGCGGCTGCCCACCGTGGAGATCCGGCTCGCCGACGTCGCCCCCACCGCCGCGGACGCCGCGGTCCTCGCCGCGCTGATCCGCGCGCTGGTGCAGGTCTCGGCGGCCGCGGCCGACGCGGGCGAGCGGGCGCCCGACCCGCCGCAGGAGATGCTCCGCGCCGCGTACTGGCTGGCCGCCCGCGACGGGCTGACCGGGACGGGCGTCGACCTGAGCACGGGCCGCCCCGCCGCCTTCCGGGCGCTGGCCGGCGACCTGCTGGCGCACGTGCTGCCCGCGCTGCGCGACGGCGGGGACCTCGGCGCCGTCGCCCTGGGGCTCCGCCGGCTGCTGACGCGCGGGACCGGCGCCGAGCGGCAGCGCGACGCCTACCGCCGCCGCGGCCGGCTCACCGACGTGGTCGACGCCGCGATCCTGCGGGACCGGTGA